A window of the Planococcus citri chromosome 4, ihPlaCitr1.1, whole genome shotgun sequence genome harbors these coding sequences:
- the LOC135844916 gene encoding protein mothers against dpp-like, which produces MDIEDADTSDSGPVPSLYSFTSPSIKKLLGWKQGDEEEKWAEKAVESLFKKLRKQNKKAYKNLIKALNFPGQPSECVTIPRSLDGRLQVSHRKALPHVIYCRVWRWPDLQSHHELKAEDYCQYPFSAKEKNVCINPYHYKRVESPSTLLPPVLVPRHSEFAPNHTSLQYQQQQQQQMSMNYLAGSPPQSFSPHDDRSSVSSFGELGRGADVTEEPSFWATIAYYELNCKVGEVFPCHWQTVIVDGFTNPTGRKLNRFCLGQLSNVNRNSTIENTRRHIGRGVQLHFVQGEVFVECLSDAAIFVQSRHFNYHHRFHPSTVCKIPPGNSLKIFNNKEFADLLTQSVNNGFEAVYELTKMCTIRLSFVKGWGADYHRQDVTSTPCWIEIHLHGALQWLDKVLTQMGSPNNPISSVS; this is translated from the exons ATGGATATCGAAGACGCCGATACTTCCGATTCCGGACCAGTTCCCAGTTTATATTCGTTCACTAGTCCCAGCATTAAAAAGCTTCTAGGTTGGAAGCAAGgcgacgaagaagaaaaatgggCAGAGAAAGCTGTCGAATCTTTATTCAAGAAGCTGagaaaacagaacaaaaaagcttataaaaacttgataaaagcGTTGAATTTCCCCGGACAGCCCAGTGAATGCGTTACGATACCTAGAAGTTTGGATGGAAGATTACAG GTATCTCATAGAAAAGCACTGCCACACGTGATCTATTGTCGAGTTTGGAGGTGGCCTGATTTACAATCTCATCATGAACTCAAAGCCGAAGATTATTGCCAATATCCATTCTCAGCCAAAGAGAAGAATGTTTGCATCAATCCATATCATTATAAAAGGGTTGAAAGCCCGAGTACAC tgttacCACCAGTGCTTGTTCCTAGACATAGCGAATTTGCTCCCAATCATACCTCATTGCAataccaacaacaacaacagcagcagatGTCGATGAATTATTTAGCTG GAAGTCCACCTCAATCATTCTCGCCTCATGATGACAGAAGCAGCGTATCATCTTTTGGTGAACTCGGTCGTGGAGCTGACGTCACTGAA GAACCTTCTTTCTGGGCAACTATCGCATATTACGAATTGAACTGTAAAGTCGGTGAAGTATTTCCATGTCATTGGCAAACGGTCATCGTCGACGGTTTTACTAATCCTACCGGCCGGAAATTGAATAGGTTTTGCCTTGGTCAGTTATCTAATGTGAATCGTAACTCAACTATCGAAAATACTCGTCGTCATATTGGAAGAG GAGTACAATTGCACTTTGTGCAAGGTGAAGTATTCGTCGAATGTTTATCAGATGCTGCGATATTCGTGCAGTCGCGACATTTCAACTATCATCATAGATTCCACCCTTCAACCGTTTGCAAAATACCACCTGGTAATTCGCTGAAAATATTCAACAACAAGGAATTCGCTGATTTACTTACGCAGTCTGTTAATAATGGATTCGAAGCAGTTTACGAACTCACAAAAATGTGCACCATCAG GTTGTCTTTCGTTAAAGGTTGGGGAGCTGATTATCACAGACAAGATGTCACTTCTACTCCGTGCTGGATTGAAATTCATTTACATGGTGCTTTGCAGTGGTTGGATAAGGTTTTAACCCAAATGGGATCTCCGAATAATCCGATTTCTTCTGTATCGTAA
- the LOC135844912 gene encoding uncharacterized protein LOC135844912 isoform X4, translating into MDDSEINDGRFVFLYSPPKLQLISTRVIARRLVFDELNRDAENINNPSKGFIVHDWMYGHVDKILSNLPSSAVIRRSEMTDQIKLVGTEISLWVWKHASVFIGSGGFNERRFVTSDFLAKYIWNLDGEIDYVKTAEKLIRDTYLSEEEKFKMACEYCMEDEIDDMYETYDCLDVDDCTEIEDFSENNYVLYWDRMREGFDVEMPEDDDRSFELFMLESFASNKSALRYFFCQLEDEERQEFANGRMLTLPMRIVKHIIPLYTELEQRDLFVKNVAQMMQNIAGEMSVEQSLQFWNFIKPTLRGKQYIQMLSAIFRCTQYAFDSDSNGLAEYTMEIWKTSPSHLKQFLFREQNDSFVLKWNKWYNETRGDNYRLRNDAMLLQILSDGDVEYRSRFWLKEWTNLIIGVRPPALITLLEICLPDPQASPQTREEFKKQIIESDRMEAYLDKLFEVGFIIEINQFLEILLSEPSQRTDYKKKMRPDIVRLPQKFVRGWETPSDEQIDAFGQFIDEIKDRDNNDDNDDDEYVGENTAKECKVRAISAAFVPFIDERFIERRIFNNILHVAKRLCGEQKVKSDVEIMFRMFHIFATSDEDKEEFTKTMANVNTNRAWRRIMLWALGSKEKMKEFFDEFEVLQDPKCETWFDECDVSGDEEDGDFE; encoded by the coding sequence ATGGACGACTCGGAAATCAACGATggcagattcgtgtttctctaTTCACCACCGAAACTACAACTTATATCCACTCGTGTCATAGCAAGACGCCTGGTTTTCGACGAATTGAATCGCGACGCCGAAAACATCAACAATCCGTCGAAAGGTTTCATAGTGCACGATTGGATGTACGGTCATGTcgacaaaattctatcaaatctACCATCCAGTGCTGTAATTCGTCGCTCCGAAATGACAGATCAGATCAAGTTAGTCGGTACGGAAATCTCACTATGGGTGTGGAAACATGCAAGTGTATTCATCGGCAGCGGTGGCTTTAACGAGCGTCGTTTCGTTACGTCTGATTTCTTAGCTAAATATATTTGGAATCTCGATGGCGAAATAGATTACGTCAAAACCGCCGAGAAACTGATTCGTGATACGTATTTGAGCGAAGAAGAGAAGTTTAAAATGGCTTGCGAATATTGCATGGAAGACGAGATTGACGACATGTACGAAACGTACGATTGCCTGGACGTCGACGATTGCACGGAGATCGAAGATTTCTCCGAGAATAACTATGTTTTGTATTGGGATCGTATGAGGGAAGGTTTCGACGTAGAGATGCCCGAAGACGATGATCGATCTTTCGAATTATTCATGTTGGAATCTTTTGCGTCCAACAAATCTGCGTTGAGGTATTTTTTCTGCCAGTTGGAAGACGAAGAGAGGCAAGAATTCGCCAATGGTAGAATGTTGACTTTGCCAATGCGTATAGTAAAGCATATTATACCCTTGTATACCGAACTCGAGCAGAGGGATCTTTTCGTGAAGAACGTGGCCCAAATGATGCAGAATATCGCGGGTGAAATGTCCGTCGAGCAAAGTCTgcagttttggaattttatcaaGCCTACGTTACGCGGTAAACAATATATTCAAATGCTGTCGGCTATATTTAGATGCACGCAGTACGCATTCGACAGTGATTCGAATGGGTTGGCTGAATACACGATGGAGATATGGAAAACGTCGCCGAGTCATTTGAAACAATTCTTATTTCGCGAACAAAACGACAGCTTCGTGTTGAAGTGGAATAAATGGTACAACGAAACGCGAGGCGATAATTACAGACTACGAAACGACGCGATGCTTTTGCAAATTCTATCAGATGGCGACGTCGAGTACCGATCACGGTTCTGGCTTAAAGAATGGACCAATTTAATCATCGGAGTACGTCCTCCTGCTCTGATAACTCTATTGGAGATCTGTCTACCAGATCCCCAAGCGAGTCCCCAAACGAGGGAAGAATTTAAGAAACAAATCATCGAATCTGATCGTATGGAGGCCTACTTGGATAAATTATTCGAAGTCGGGTTCATCATCGAGATTAACCAGTTTCTAGAAATCTTGCTGTCCGAACCGAGCCAAAGGACGGATTACAAGAAGAAAATGAGACCAGATATCGTTCGATTGCCCCAGAAATTCGTACGCGGTTGGGAAACCCCGAGTGACGAACAGATCGACGCTTTTGGCCAGTTTATCGACGAAATCAAAGACCGTGATAATAACGATGACAATGACGACGACGAATACGTAGGCGAAAACACCGCCAAGGAATGCAAAGTACGCGCGATCTCAGCAGCTTTTGTTCCTTTCATCGACGAAAGATTCATCGAACGTAGGATTTTCAACAACATCTTGCACGTAGCCAAACGTCTGTGCGGTGAGCAGAAGGTGAAGAGTGATGTAGAAATCATGTTCCGCATGTTTCATATATTCGCCACAAGTGATGAAGATAAGGAAGAGTTCACGAAAACGATGGCGAACGTGAATACGAATCGAGCCTGGAGGAGGATTATGTTATGGGCTCTGGGTTCTAAAGAGAAAATGAAGgagttttttgatgaatttgaagtTTTACAAGATCCCAAGTGCGAAACTTGGTTCGATGAGTGTGACGTAAGTGGTGATGAGGAGGATGGAGATTTTGAGTGA